The DNA sequence GCGTATACGTTGTAAATACCAAACAGGAACAGCGTGGACCGCTGTTGATCACCCACTGGGGCTTCAGCGGCCCGGCCATCCTGCGGCTGTCAGCCTGGGCAGCCCGGGACCTGGCCAATGTCGATTACCGCTTTACGCTACGGGTCAACTGGACGCCGTCTTTCAACGACAACACCCTGCGCGCAGCCCTGCAGGACTTCCGGCAGCAGAACGGTCGCAAGCAGGTATCGTCGCAGAACCCGTTCGGGCTTCCGTCGCGGCTGTGGCAGATGATGGTGCAGGAAGCCGGCATTGTCGATGACCAGCGCTGGGCCGACCTGCCCGCCAAACCCCTGAACCGACTCGCCGACCGGCTCACCAACAGCCAGTTTCAGGTAATGGGCAAGAGTACGTTCAAGGATGAGTTCGTTACCTGTGGCGGCATTTCGCTGGGTGGCCTGCAACCACACACGCTGGAAAGCAAGGCGCAGCCGGGTTTGTTCTTCGCGGGTGAGGTGCTGGACGTGGATGGTATTACGGGGGGATTTAACTTTCAGAGTGCCTGGACTACGGGATACGTAGCAGGCCTTCACATCGGCCAACCCTGATTTTTCGGTCTTTTCATTGCAACCCTTCTCCCGCTGGCTGAGTCCTGAGAATACGTTCCGGAACGTTATCAGTTATTTTTTTACCAATTCTCAGCAGTTAATGAAACGATTTGCAAAACCAGCGCTGGCGCTGATCGCGTTCTTTGCGTTCGCGTGCCAGGACAACCCAACCCTTGCGCCACCTGTTACAACCGGCGTTCTGGTAGACGATAGCTTCGCAACAAACACCAACGGGTGGGACGGTGATTATACCGATTATGGCGTTGAGCAACAGAGCCTGATTGAGTTTTCGTTTACCCACGCCACGCTGCCCGCGCCCCTGAATCAATCGCAGAAAGCACTGCGGGTGTTTGGCCGTAACCGCAGCGATGACCTGTTCATGTTCGTGCGGAAACAGCTGACGGGGCTGGCCCCCAACACCGACTATAAACTGGTGTTCGATCTCGAAATGGCATCCCTCCACCCCAGCGGCAGCATCGGTATCGGTGGCTCACCGGCCACGAGTGTATTTTTGAAAGCCGGCGCATCGGCCACGAAACCCGAGAAAGTGAAAGACGGGAATTTCTATCACCTGAGTGTCGACAAAGGCGCACAGTCTGACGAGGGCACGGCGGCCGTGATCCTGGGCAACGTATCGAATGGAAAAGACGTGGAAGAGTACGCGCTGTTTCAGCGCTCAAATACCGAGCGGCCCCTCACGGCCCGCTCCAATGCCAACGGAGAATTGTGGGTATTTGTGGGTACCGACTCCGGCTTTGAAGGCGATCAGGCCCTGTATTACACCAAAATAAAGGTTACAGCCCTGTAAAACGCGTAGCACTAATGGATTGGGATCGACGCTTGTTGATCCCGATCCATTACTGTCCTAGAATTGTCCGGGCCGACTCTTCGTCCTGTTTCAGCTGAGCAACCAGCGCGGGCAGTCCATCAAACTTCTGCTCGGGCCGCAGAAACTCCCGGAAACGAAGTGTCAGGTGTTCGCCGTAGATGTCTTTATCAAAGTCGAAGATGTAGGTTTCAATCGTTTGGTTGGTTCCCGCTACGGTCGGGCGAAAGCCGATGTTCAGCATACCACCGAGCGTCTGCCCGCCATACTCCACATCAACCGCATACACGCCATTAGCCGGGATTAGCTTACCCGGATCGTCGACCTGCATATTGGCCGTTGGAAACCCGATCGTCCGCCCCAGCTGACGCCCTTTTACGATCGTCCCGGTGAGGCTGTAGGGCCGCCCCAGAAACCGGTTGGCTATTTTTACGTTACCCTCACTCAATGCAGCCCGGATTTTAGACGAGCTTACTCCAACGGCTTCAACATCCTGCCGGGGAATCTCTTCTACGCCGAAACCGTATTCGCTCTGGTGCGCCTGAATGTAATCGAAGCCGCCTTCTCGGTCGCGCCCAAAGCGGTGGTCGTAGCCAATAACCAGCTTTTTCGTGCCTATTTTCTCGATCAGGATCTGCCGGATAAACTCTTCCGAGGAGAGCTGGGAAAAAGACCGGGTAAATGGGATGACAACCAGTTGATCCACACCGGCCAGATCGAGAAGGTCGATTTTCTCATCGAGCGTGGTGAGCAGTTTCAGATCCTGGCTATCGTTGGAAACGACCGTGCGCGGGTGCGGCCAGTAAGTAATCAGCACCGACTGTCCGTTGCTGGCTTTGGCTACTTCGGTTAGTCGCGCCAGGATGGTTTGGTGCCCTAAATGTACCCCGTCGAAGGTGCCGCTCGTAACAACAGCGTTGGCCAGGGGCTGGAGGTCGTCGAGACCACGATGAACGATCA is a window from the Spirosoma rigui genome containing:
- a CDS encoding bifunctional riboflavin kinase/FAD synthetase; this encodes MIVHRGLDDLQPLANAVVTSGTFDGVHLGHQTILARLTEVAKASNGQSVLITYWPHPRTVVSNDSQDLKLLTTLDEKIDLLDLAGVDQLVVIPFTRSFSQLSSEEFIRQILIEKIGTKKLVIGYDHRFGRDREGGFDYIQAHQSEYGFGVEEIPRQDVEAVGVSSSKIRAALSEGNVKIANRFLGRPYSLTGTIVKGRQLGRTIGFPTANMQVDDPGKLIPANGVYAVDVEYGGQTLGGMLNIGFRPTVAGTNQTIETYIFDFDKDIYGEHLTLRFREFLRPEQKFDGLPALVAQLKQDEESARTILGQ